A window of Methanosarcinales archaeon contains these coding sequences:
- a CDS encoding YegP family protein: protein MPKFEVFTDRSGEFRFRLKSPNGQIIAQSQAYKSKAGCMTGIESVKKNAPIAEIIEVEE, encoded by the coding sequence ATGCCAAAATTTGAAGTGTTTACAGATAGAAGTGGTGAATTCCGATTCAGGCTTAAATCGCCAAATGGGCAGATAATTGCACAAAGTCAAGCGTATAAGAGTAAAGCGGGTTGCATGACCGGGATCGAATCAGTGAAGAAAAATGCTCCAATAGCAGAAATAATCGAAGTTGAGGAATAG
- a CDS encoding peptidylprolyl isomerase → MKKAIIETDKGNITVELFDKDAPNTVANFVKLINKGFYNGLTFHRVLPNFVIQGGCPKGNGTGGPGYTIKCEINPRKHQTGTLSMAHAGKNTGGSQFFITHSPQPHLDGIHTVFGQVIEGMDVVNKIKPNDVMNKVSVVEE, encoded by the coding sequence ATGAAAAAAGCAATAATAGAAACCGATAAAGGCAACATCACCGTGGAACTGTTCGATAAAGACGCACCCAACACGGTGGCAAACTTTGTGAAGCTAATAAATAAAGGATTCTACAACGGGCTCACCTTCCACAGGGTCCTCCCCAACTTCGTGATCCAGGGCGGCTGTCCCAAAGGCAACGGCACAGGCGGACCCGGCTATACTATAAAGTGCGAGATCAATCCCCGTAAACACCAGACCGGTACCCTTTCTATGGCCCATGCGGGAAAGAACACAGGTGGCAGCCAGTTCTTTATCACTCACTCGCCCCAGCCCCATCTTGACGGCATACACACCGTGTTCGGTCAGGTGATCGAAGGGATGGATGTGGTGAACAAGATCAAGCCGAATGACGTGATGAACAAGGTCAGTGTTGTTGAAGAGTAG